A window of Coturnix japonica isolate 7356 chromosome 2, Coturnix japonica 2.1, whole genome shotgun sequence contains these coding sequences:
- the PTF1A gene encoding pancreas transcription factor 1 subunit alpha, with protein METVLLEHFPAGLDSFSSPPYFDEEDFFPEPPPREALGADGLPEPDVDFFGRQLHEYYRDGGDPDGGYCCEAAAAAFPPSPASPGFAYECCGAAGAGLLSPGGRLRALGSAKRRRRERSEAELQQLRQAANVRERRRMQSINDAFEGLRSHIPTLPYEKRLSKVDTLRLAIGYINFLSELVRSDLPLRSAGGDGPSQPKKIIICHRGTRSPSPSDPDYGLPPLAGHSLSWTDEKQLKEQNVIRTAKVWTPEDPRKANAKPSLSDIENEPPLGFVP; from the exons ATGGAGacggtgctgctggagcacttCCCCGCGGGGCTGGACTCCTTCTCCTCGCCGCCTTACTTCGACGAGGAGGACTTCTTCCCCGAGCCGCCCCCGCGGGAGGCGCTGGGCGCCGACGGGCTGCCGGAGCCCGACGTGGACTTCTTCGGCCGGCAGCTGCACGAGTATTACCGCGACGGCGGGGACCCCGACGGCGGCTATTGCTGCGAGGCGGCCGCCGCCGCCTTCCCGCCGTCGCCCGCGTCTCCCGGCTTCGCCTACGAGTgctgcggggcggcgggcgcggGGCTGCTGTCGCCGGGGGGGCGGCTCCGGGCGCTGGGCTCGGCcaagcggcggcggcgggagcgCTCCGAGGCGGAGCTGCAGCAACTGCGGCAGGCGGCCAACGTGCGGGAGCGCCGGCGGATGCAGTCCATCAACGACGCCTTCGAGGGGCTGCGCTCGCACATCCCCACGCTGCCCTACGAGAAGAGGCTCTCCAAGGTGGACACGCTGCGCCTCGCCATCGGCTACATCAACTTCCTCAGCGAGCTGGTGCGCTCCGACCTGCCGCTGCGCAGCGCCGGCGGGGACGGCCCGAGCCAGCCCAAGAAAATCATCATCTGCCACCGCGGCACAA GATCTCCTTCCCCGAGCGACCCCGACTACGGCCTCCCCCCGCTGGCCGGCCACTCGCTGTCGTGGACCGACGAGAAACAGCTCAAAGAGCAGAACGTCATCCGGACGGCCAAGGTGTGGACCCCCGAGGACCCGCGGAAGGCGAACGCCAAACCCTCGCTCAGCGACATCGAGAACGAACCCCCCCTCGGCTTCGTGCCGTGA